Proteins from one Aureimonas sp. SA4125 genomic window:
- a CDS encoding CoA ester lyase codes for MIRSLLYVPGSSPKFIAKAHERGADAVIVDLEDAVAPSEKTSAREALPETVRSVGRNGAMTFVRVNNSDDRLLPDAAAACRAGADGLYVPKVTSPGLLDAIARHIAPIEVELGRKPMVFVPLIEDPGSVFDARPIAGHERVLAISAGAEDLATAMGALPTPEVLKLPKQLIHMAAKAAGVLSFGLLRTVADYSDVEGMRVAVREARDFGFDGASCIHPSVVAILNEAFAPSEAEIAWARKVVAANAEAAAAGTGAFTLDGRFVDAPVVTRAEAVIALSKRL; via the coding sequence ATGATCCGCTCCCTGCTCTACGTTCCCGGCAGCAGCCCCAAATTCATCGCCAAGGCGCACGAGCGCGGCGCCGATGCGGTCATCGTCGATCTCGAGGACGCGGTCGCGCCCTCGGAAAAGACGTCCGCCCGCGAAGCCCTGCCGGAAACCGTGCGAAGCGTCGGCCGCAACGGCGCCATGACCTTCGTGCGCGTCAACAATTCCGACGACCGCCTTCTGCCGGATGCTGCCGCCGCCTGCCGGGCGGGCGCCGACGGGCTCTACGTCCCGAAGGTCACCTCGCCGGGCCTCTTGGACGCCATCGCCCGCCACATCGCTCCGATCGAGGTGGAGCTTGGCCGCAAGCCGATGGTCTTTGTGCCGCTGATCGAGGATCCAGGTTCCGTGTTCGACGCTCGGCCGATCGCTGGGCACGAGCGCGTTCTCGCCATCAGTGCCGGCGCCGAGGATCTCGCCACCGCCATGGGCGCTCTGCCGACGCCCGAGGTGCTGAAGCTGCCGAAGCAGCTGATCCACATGGCGGCGAAGGCGGCGGGGGTCCTGTCCTTTGGTCTCCTGCGCACGGTCGCCGACTACAGTGACGTCGAGGGCATGCGGGTCGCCGTCCGCGAGGCCCGCGACTTCGGCTTCGATGGCGCGAGCTGCATCCATCCGAGCGTCGTCGCCATCCTCAACGAGGCCTTCGCCCCGTCCGAGGCGGAGATCGCCTGGGCCCGCAAGGTGGTTGCGGCCAATGCCGAGGCCGCGGCCGCCGGCACGGGCGCCTTCACCCTCGACGGCCGCTTCGTCGACGCGCCGGTCGTCACCCGCGCCGAAGCCGTCATCGCCCTCTCCAAACGCCTCTAG
- a CDS encoding hydroxyacid dehydrogenase, with product MPSETPNGSGRSRRILVTHTQIAPSALALLNANDIDVFFSPPYDAPDVVAARARDLGVDAIMVRQGKVNDLVISASPKLKVIVKHGVGIDNIDLRAAAARGIPVLRSLGSNSLAVAEHAIALALTLIKEVLPLDRAVKAGEWPKPTFIGRDIAGSLIGLVGFGAIGRHTARLAEALGMEVSVYDPMASMAITAAGYTEAKAVDDLVAAADIVSLHCPLTVETRHLIDARRLALMKPTALVVNTARGGIIDETALAEALAQKRIAGAALDSFAAEPPPADSPFWALGTLVATPHIGGVTTGSARSMAEIAARHIIDVLDGKAPDEASLSHADTLAA from the coding sequence ATGCCGAGCGAAACCCCCAACGGCAGCGGCCGCAGCCGGCGGATTTTGGTGACCCACACCCAGATCGCCCCGAGCGCCCTGGCACTGCTGAATGCCAACGACATCGACGTCTTCTTCTCGCCGCCTTACGATGCGCCGGACGTCGTCGCGGCGCGGGCCCGGGATCTGGGCGTCGACGCCATCATGGTGCGCCAGGGCAAGGTCAACGACCTCGTCATCTCAGCCTCGCCGAAGCTGAAGGTGATCGTCAAGCACGGCGTCGGCATCGACAACATCGACCTGCGCGCCGCCGCCGCCCGCGGCATTCCGGTGCTGCGCTCGCTCGGCTCCAACTCTCTGGCCGTGGCCGAGCACGCCATCGCCCTCGCGCTGACGCTGATCAAAGAGGTCCTGCCGCTGGACCGGGCGGTGAAGGCTGGCGAATGGCCGAAGCCGACCTTCATCGGCCGCGACATCGCCGGGTCGCTGATCGGCCTCGTCGGCTTCGGCGCCATCGGCCGCCATACGGCGCGCCTCGCCGAGGCGCTCGGCATGGAGGTCAGCGTCTACGACCCGATGGCCTCCATGGCGATTACGGCGGCCGGCTACACCGAAGCCAAGGCCGTCGACGACCTCGTCGCGGCGGCCGACATCGTCAGCCTGCACTGCCCGTTGACGGTCGAGACCCGGCACCTGATCGACGCCCGCCGGCTGGCGCTGATGAAGCCGACGGCGCTGGTCGTCAACACCGCCCGCGGCGGCATCATCGACGAGACCGCCCTGGCAGAGGCTCTGGCGCAAAAGCGCATCGCAGGCGCTGCGCTCGACAGTTTCGCCGCCGAGCCGCCGCCGGCGGACAGCCCGTTCTGGGCGCTCGGCACGCTGGTCGCCACGCCGCACATCGGCGGCGTCACCACGGGATCGGCCCGGTCGATGGCCGAGATCGCCGCCCGCCACATCATCGACGTGCTCGACGGCAAGGCGCCGGACGAAGCCAGCCTGTCGCATGCCGATACCCTCGCCGCCTGA
- a CDS encoding RraA family protein, protein MPVGFRINRSWTRVDTATVDSFRALPVANVSDAMSRLSSAGPRLRPMHRSGTLAGPALTVRSRPGDNLMLHKAIDMAEPGDVIVMDAGGDLTNSLMGELMLAHAIKRGVGGFVLYGAVRDAEAFLARNLPVFALGVNHRGPYRDGPGEIGYAIAFDGMSIAPGDLVLGDMDGVLSVAYGDTPAVLAGAQKKHQGETRQMEETEAGTFDRSWVDKALERGGCTYSG, encoded by the coding sequence ATGCCCGTAGGCTTCAGAATCAACCGCAGCTGGACCCGCGTCGACACCGCCACCGTCGACAGTTTTCGTGCTTTGCCGGTTGCCAATGTCAGCGATGCGATGTCGCGCCTCTCTTCCGCCGGCCCGCGCCTCAGACCGATGCACCGGAGCGGCACCCTCGCCGGTCCTGCGCTAACTGTCCGCTCGCGCCCCGGCGACAACCTCATGCTGCACAAGGCGATCGACATGGCCGAGCCCGGCGACGTCATCGTCATGGACGCCGGCGGCGACCTCACCAATTCGCTGATGGGCGAACTGATGCTGGCGCATGCGATCAAGCGCGGTGTCGGCGGCTTCGTGCTCTATGGCGCGGTGCGTGACGCCGAGGCTTTCCTTGCTCGCAACCTTCCGGTCTTTGCACTCGGCGTCAACCATCGCGGCCCCTACCGCGACGGTCCGGGCGAGATCGGCTACGCGATCGCTTTCGACGGCATGAGCATCGCCCCCGGCGACCTGGTGCTGGGTGACATGGACGGCGTCCTCTCGGTCGCCTATGGCGACACCCCGGCCGTCCTGGCCGGCGCGCAGAAGAAGCACCAGGGCGAGACGCGGCAGATGGAAGAGACCGAGGCCGGCACGTTCGACCGGTCCTGGGTCGATAAGGCACTGGAGCGTGGGGGCTGCACCTATTCGGGGTAA